DNA sequence from the Ruminococcus albus 7 = DSM 20455 genome:
GAGATCAGATTGTGCTGTCCGCTGGAGATCTATCTTAATATCAGCAATTATCCCCGTGATTTTTGCATTGCGGATAACGCAGAGATGGCAAAGTATGCCGATGATATCAATATCGGCATTCGGGAGAATGATCTTCCTGAAGAACGTGAGCGAGGATTGATGCACTGGTATCATCCCGAAAGTATTGTTGATGAGCTGGATAACAAAGTTTTTTCGGCACATTGCTCAGTGGAGGTAATAGGCGGCGAACTTACAGGAGTTATAACGTTAAAGGTGATCGGAGACCTTTCAGCAGATGCAATGGCAAGGTTCATAAAATACTGTTCGGGACAGCTGAGTGATGGCTGGGGTGAGAGTTTAGAGCAGAAATATCTCAAGACCGATGCAGGCGAAATAAATGTCAGCTTCTGGAACAGCGGTGATGACTGGCAGCTTTTGCCCGAAAAAGACTATCTTGACAGCTTTACACGATCGGAAGAAATTGGAATGGGAGGTCAGTCGTGAAAGAAGAAATCGATATAACACAGATTTTTATGATAAGTGGAGGAGTATAAAGAAATGAACAATGATCTGAAACAATTCATGGGGAAAACATTTCCGACAGGTACCAAAATCAAGATAGACCGTGCGGCAAATGATGATATAGTAGGAAAGACATATATTGTGGACAGAATTGACGATAATGGTTTGTACTGTTCAACAGAAAGCGGTAATGTGGTGCTAATAGATCCTGATGAATCGACGTTTTACAAGCTTGATCAGCCGCCAATAGTAGCATACGGCTGCGATGATGAGCCTGCGAAACTGACAGACGTTAGGCAGATATCAGAGTTCATCATCAACAACGGATTGTACGGCGATATCACTATGTACAAAAAGGACACGGGAGAATTTGTGCTGAGTACAATGGGTATCTTCATTGACCAAATTGCTGATATGGATTTCCGAAACGAGCTGCTGACGATACTAGTTCCGCTTCAGCAGCAGTTTCCATTTGGTATGCTGGATGAACAGGATAACGGAGAAACGGAAGCCACTGAATGGAACAAAAGAAAAATTTTTAATTATAGTGGAACGCAGGTGTATTTTGAGATATCGGACTACGAATCGGATCCGTCTATTATGGCGATAACATTGTTCACATCGGACGGTGAAGAATTCGGCACACTGAGCGTAAATGTTCGGGAACACGGACATATCGAGCCAAATCAGACCTTAATAGATACCAACAATATGCCGAATGCGGTTGAATTCCTTGAGTCGATCAAAGGCGTAGAACCTG
Encoded proteins:
- a CDS encoding DUF6329 domain-containing protein is translated as MNEEKLAINLPCLERKAESFTTHEYIVEKALPVSNYRFRQITESPMKDHKEIRDNLDCMYYDGLQHHCLLIYDKENGDGLIVESEGYDYARYAQYIPQAKLIWEQFAKNHAHEIRLCCPLEIYLNISNYPRDFCIADNAEMAKYADDINIGIRENDLPEERERGLMHWYHPESIVDELDNKVFSAHCSVEVIGGELTGVITLKVIGDLSADAMARFIKYCSGQLSDGWGESLEQKYLKTDAGEINVSFWNSGDDWQLLPEKDYLDSFTRSEEIGMGGQS
- a CDS encoding DUF4313 domain-containing protein, translating into MNNDLKQFMGKTFPTGTKIKIDRAANDDIVGKTYIVDRIDDNGLYCSTESGNVVLIDPDESTFYKLDQPPIVAYGCDDEPAKLTDVRQISEFIINNGLYGDITMYKKDTGEFVLSTMGIFIDQIADMDFRNELLTILVPLQQQFPFGMLDEQDNGETEATEWNKRKIFNYSGTQVYFEISDYESDPSIMAITLFTSDGEEFGTLSVNVREHGHIEPNQTLIDTNNMPNAVEFLESIKGVEPVTENGVPVTAKSGFCEYPLFEFSEELLADMDLKGYMEHIHNYDRALTDMTKEMTMGG